The following proteins are co-located in the Micromonospora viridifaciens genome:
- a CDS encoding D-alanine--D-alanine ligase family protein: MTTPGKTRVAIVFGGRSPEHGISCVSAGSVLGALDPDEFEVVPVGITRQGQWVLASGDPGQLSIQDRRLPEITASSGVELVLRADPAAGGLMVLDPTQGPRALADVDVVFPVLHGAYGEDGTIQGMLEMADIPYVGANVFASAAAMDKEFTKKLCVAEGIPVGPYVVLRNGTTMTEEDKERLGLPVFVKPSRAGSSFGITKVDDWSQLDAAVAAAREIDTKVLVEGAIVGREIECGVLEGEAGGAPEASVLAEVRMIGGRDWYDFEAKYIYADEVCEYDVPANLPERVTRQVQEYATRAFTALDCSGLARVDFFVTPELDVYLNEINTMPGFTPTSMFPRMWAASGLEYPKLVNRLIRTALRRAGR; encoded by the coding sequence GTGACCACCCCAGGCAAGACCCGTGTGGCGATCGTCTTCGGTGGCCGGAGCCCCGAGCATGGCATCTCCTGCGTCAGCGCGGGCAGTGTGCTGGGCGCGCTCGACCCCGACGAGTTCGAGGTGGTGCCGGTCGGTATCACCCGGCAGGGCCAGTGGGTGCTGGCCAGCGGCGACCCGGGCCAGCTGTCGATCCAGGACCGCAGGCTGCCGGAGATCACCGCCAGCTCCGGCGTCGAGCTGGTGCTGCGTGCGGACCCGGCGGCGGGTGGCCTCATGGTGCTCGACCCCACGCAGGGTCCCCGGGCCCTCGCGGACGTGGACGTGGTCTTCCCGGTGCTGCACGGCGCGTACGGCGAGGACGGCACGATCCAGGGGATGCTGGAGATGGCCGACATCCCGTACGTCGGGGCGAACGTCTTCGCCTCCGCCGCCGCGATGGACAAGGAGTTCACCAAGAAGCTCTGCGTCGCCGAGGGCATCCCGGTCGGCCCGTACGTGGTGCTGCGCAACGGGACGACCATGACCGAGGAGGACAAGGAGCGGCTGGGCCTGCCGGTGTTCGTCAAGCCGTCCCGGGCCGGTTCCTCCTTCGGCATCACCAAGGTCGACGACTGGTCCCAGCTCGACGCGGCGGTCGCGGCGGCCCGGGAGATCGACACCAAGGTGCTGGTCGAGGGCGCCATCGTCGGCCGTGAGATCGAGTGCGGCGTGCTGGAGGGGGAGGCCGGCGGCGCCCCGGAGGCGTCGGTGCTGGCCGAGGTGCGGATGATCGGCGGTCGCGACTGGTACGACTTCGAGGCCAAGTACATCTACGCCGACGAGGTCTGCGAGTACGACGTGCCGGCGAACCTGCCCGAGCGGGTCACCCGCCAGGTGCAGGAGTACGCCACCCGCGCGTTCACCGCCCTGGACTGCTCCGGCCTGGCCCGGGTCGACTTCTTCGTCACCCCCGAGCTGGACGTCTACCTCAACGAGATCAACACCATGCCGGGCTTCACCCCGACGTCGATGTTCCCGCGCATGTGGGCGGCCAGCGGCCTGGAGTATCCGAAGCTGGTCAACCGCCTCATCCGCACCGCCCTCCGCCGCGCCGGCCGCTGA
- a CDS encoding NUDIX hydrolase: protein MTDDEPVRIRAAGGVVWRPGPDGVEVCLVHRPRYNDWSLPKGKLDAGEHPLRAAVREVAEETDVQAVPQVRLPTVRYRSEGRPKAVDYWSMRAAASGGFQPGTEVDEVRWLGVDEAVRRVSYPHDAEVIAAFAALPPVTNTVLLLRHAHAGRRGTWTGPDTGRPLDAQGWAQAYALADLVALVRPVRLLAAAARRCVQTLDPAAARLDLPIEVTGDLDEPKPGQQPDECGLAAAACLATLAAAGDPVAVCSQGKVIPGLLEHLTGRADDFTTPKGGGWLLAFAGDRLLAADRL from the coding sequence ATGACCGATGACGAGCCGGTGCGGATCCGGGCGGCGGGCGGGGTGGTCTGGCGCCCGGGGCCGGACGGCGTCGAGGTCTGCCTCGTGCACCGCCCCCGGTACAACGACTGGTCGCTGCCCAAGGGCAAGCTGGACGCCGGGGAACACCCGCTGCGGGCCGCCGTCCGCGAGGTCGCCGAGGAGACCGACGTCCAGGCCGTGCCGCAGGTACGCCTGCCCACGGTCCGCTACCGCAGCGAGGGGCGGCCGAAGGCGGTGGACTACTGGTCGATGCGGGCCGCCGCGAGCGGTGGTTTCCAGCCGGGCACCGAGGTGGACGAGGTGCGCTGGCTCGGGGTCGACGAGGCGGTACGCCGGGTCAGCTACCCACACGACGCCGAGGTGATCGCCGCGTTCGCGGCGCTGCCGCCGGTGACCAACACCGTGCTGCTGCTGCGGCACGCGCACGCCGGCCGACGGGGCACCTGGACCGGCCCGGACACCGGCCGTCCGCTGGACGCGCAGGGCTGGGCCCAGGCGTACGCCCTGGCCGACCTGGTCGCCCTGGTCCGCCCGGTACGCCTGCTCGCCGCCGCGGCCCGGCGCTGCGTGCAGACCCTCGATCCGGCAGCCGCCCGGTTGGACCTGCCGATCGAGGTGACCGGCGACCTGGACGAGCCGAAGCCCGGCCAACAGCCGGACGAGTGCGGCCTCGCCGCCGCGGCCTGCCTGGCCACGCTGGCCGCCGCTGGCGACCCGGTCGCGGTCTGCAGCCAGGGCAAGGTGATCCCCGGCCTGCTGGAACACCTCACCGGCCGGGCTGACGACTTCACCACCCCCAAGGGCGGCGGCTGGCTGCTCGCCTTCGCCGGCGACCGCCTGCTCGCCGCCGACCGCCTGTGA
- a CDS encoding RNA degradosome polyphosphate kinase, producing the protein MSSPREHPESSQHLPGPAPRNGAQPRGTGGRFRRVRAPEEDLAVEPTGLDIAAASAGLEESLDPVEGPGPYAERAAAQPLPEDRFLNRELSWLDFNARVLALAEDPRTPLLERVKFLAIFASNLDEFYMVRVAGLKRRLSAGLPVRGGDRLPLRTQLELIAQKAADLVSRHAACFVDDVSPRLAEEDIRILRWSELDEPERERLRTWFREHIFPVLTPLAVDPAHPFPYISGRSLNLAVSVRDPDGGSELFARVKVPNNVPRFVRVARDAPGIRFIPVEDLIAVHLGQLFSGMQVVECHLFRITRNAEVEVDEDRDEDLLQALERELARRRFGPPVRLEVAASISDRMLELLVRELDMHDQEVLRVPGLLDLSALWQVYGEADRPELKDPPFVPATHPRLTEGEVPRSVFATLRDGDVLVHHPYHSFATSVQRFIEQAAADPNVLAIKQTLYRTSGDSPIVDALVDAAAAGKQVVVLVELKARFDEVANIGWARTLERAGCHVVYGLVGLKTHCKTALVVRQEGNQIRRYCHIGTGNYHPKTARTYEDFGMLTADPEIGADLTDLFNVLTGYSRQTAYRRLLVAPQGIRSGLIERIEREIAHVRLGTPGLVQIKVNALVDEEVTDALYRASQAGVHVDLLVRGMCMLRPGVPGLSENIRVRSILGRFLEHSRIFRFGNDGDAEFWMGSSDLMHRNLDRRVEALVQVTDPVARAELDYVLSAAFSPEVDAFELAGDGTWSRRTGTAEEPLTHLQDLLLDRVGGTAG; encoded by the coding sequence GTGAGCAGCCCTCGCGAGCACCCCGAAAGCAGCCAGCACCTCCCCGGCCCGGCGCCCCGCAACGGCGCCCAGCCCCGGGGCACCGGCGGCCGGTTCCGCCGCGTCCGCGCGCCGGAGGAGGATCTCGCCGTCGAGCCGACCGGCCTGGACATCGCGGCCGCCTCCGCCGGCCTGGAGGAGTCGCTCGACCCGGTCGAGGGCCCGGGCCCGTACGCGGAACGCGCGGCGGCGCAGCCGCTGCCCGAGGACCGGTTCCTCAACCGGGAACTCTCCTGGCTCGACTTCAACGCCCGGGTGCTGGCGCTGGCCGAGGACCCGCGGACCCCGCTGCTGGAGCGGGTGAAGTTCCTGGCCATCTTCGCCAGCAATCTGGACGAGTTCTACATGGTGCGGGTGGCCGGGCTGAAGCGCCGGCTCTCCGCCGGCCTGCCGGTACGCGGCGGCGACCGGCTGCCGCTGCGTACCCAGTTGGAGCTCATCGCCCAGAAGGCCGCCGACCTGGTCAGCCGGCACGCCGCCTGCTTCGTGGACGACGTGTCGCCACGGCTGGCCGAGGAGGACATCCGGATCCTGCGCTGGAGTGAGCTGGACGAGCCGGAGCGGGAGCGGCTGCGCACCTGGTTCCGGGAGCACATCTTCCCGGTACTCACCCCGCTCGCGGTGGACCCGGCGCACCCGTTCCCGTACATCTCGGGTCGGTCGTTGAACCTCGCCGTCTCGGTGCGCGACCCGGACGGCGGGTCGGAGCTGTTCGCCCGGGTGAAGGTGCCGAACAACGTGCCCCGGTTCGTCCGGGTCGCCCGGGACGCCCCCGGCATCCGGTTCATCCCGGTGGAGGACCTCATCGCGGTGCACCTCGGGCAGCTCTTCTCCGGCATGCAGGTGGTGGAGTGCCACCTGTTCCGGATCACCCGCAACGCCGAGGTCGAGGTGGACGAGGACCGCGACGAGGACCTGCTCCAGGCGCTGGAGCGGGAGCTGGCCCGGCGCCGCTTCGGCCCGCCGGTCCGGCTGGAGGTCGCCGCCTCGATCTCCGACCGCATGCTCGAGCTGCTCGTCCGCGAGCTGGACATGCACGACCAGGAGGTGCTGCGGGTGCCCGGCCTGCTGGACCTCTCCGCGCTCTGGCAGGTGTACGGCGAGGCCGACCGCCCCGAGCTGAAGGACCCGCCGTTCGTGCCGGCCACCCATCCCCGACTCACCGAGGGCGAGGTGCCGCGCAGCGTCTTCGCCACCCTGCGCGACGGTGACGTGCTGGTGCACCACCCGTACCACTCGTTCGCCACCAGCGTGCAGCGCTTCATCGAGCAGGCCGCCGCCGACCCGAACGTGCTGGCCATCAAGCAGACCCTCTACCGCACCAGCGGCGACTCCCCGATCGTGGACGCGCTGGTCGACGCGGCCGCCGCCGGCAAGCAGGTGGTGGTGCTGGTCGAGCTGAAGGCGCGCTTCGACGAGGTGGCGAACATCGGCTGGGCCCGCACCCTGGAACGCGCCGGCTGCCACGTCGTCTACGGCCTGGTCGGCCTGAAGACACACTGCAAGACCGCCCTGGTGGTGCGCCAGGAGGGCAACCAGATCCGCCGCTACTGCCACATCGGCACGGGCAACTACCACCCGAAGACCGCGCGCACCTACGAGGACTTCGGCATGCTCACCGCCGACCCGGAGATCGGCGCCGACCTGACCGACCTGTTCAACGTGCTCACCGGCTACAGCCGGCAGACCGCGTACCGGCGGCTGCTGGTGGCCCCGCAGGGCATCCGCAGCGGTCTGATCGAGCGGATCGAGCGGGAGATCGCGCACGTCCGGCTCGGCACGCCCGGCCTGGTGCAGATCAAGGTGAACGCCCTGGTCGACGAGGAGGTCACCGACGCCCTCTACCGGGCCTCCCAGGCCGGCGTGCACGTCGACCTGCTGGTCCGGGGCATGTGCATGCTGCGCCCCGGGGTGCCGGGGCTGTCGGAGAACATCCGGGTCCGGTCGATCCTCGGCCGGTTCCTGGAGCACTCGCGCATCTTCCGGTTCGGCAACGACGGCGACGCGGAGTTCTGGATGGGCTCGTCCGACCTGATGCACCGCAACCTGGATCGCCGGGTGGAGGCGCTGGTGCAGGTGACCGACCCGGTGGCCCGGGCCGAGCTCGACTACGTGTTGAGCGCCGCGTTCAGCCCGGAGGTGGACGCGTTCGAGCTGGCCGGGGACGGGACCTGGAGCCGGCGTACCGGCACCGCGGAGGAGCCGCTGACCCACCTGCAGGACCTGCTGCTGGACCGGGTCGGCGGGACGGCGGGGTGA
- a CDS encoding cystathionine gamma-lyase, with amino-acid sequence MTDWGDGTRSVHAGLPAPAPGEPFLPGPVFAAPYHLDPWQGPAATPNGYGRPDNPTRRLLEAAIGELEGGDCRVFASGQAAITGLLLTLLRPGDTVLLPADGYFPVRAFATDTLAGVGVRVGFVPTAGPYPSFSGVRLVLLETPANPGLDVADVPALAAAAHAAGALVAVDNTTATPLGQRPLDLGADVVVASGTKALTGHSDLLLGYVATRSAELLDPLTAWRTTTGGVPGAFDCWLAHRSLATMDLRLGRQATNAEALARLLAGRADVTGLRWPGLPADPAYPVASVQMRRMPGVLSFDLGDADRVARFLDASRLVAAATSFGGVHTTADRRAQWGDDTAPGFVRLSCGIEDPADLVADVAAALDASTA; translated from the coding sequence ATGACCGACTGGGGGGACGGCACCCGCAGCGTGCACGCCGGGCTGCCGGCACCGGCACCCGGAGAGCCGTTCCTGCCCGGGCCGGTCTTCGCCGCGCCGTACCACCTCGATCCGTGGCAGGGCCCGGCGGCGACGCCCAACGGGTACGGCCGGCCCGACAATCCCACCCGGCGGCTGCTGGAGGCAGCCATCGGTGAGCTGGAGGGCGGGGACTGCCGGGTCTTCGCCAGCGGCCAGGCCGCCATCACCGGGCTGCTGCTCACGCTGTTGCGCCCCGGTGACACCGTGCTGCTGCCCGCCGACGGTTACTTCCCGGTGCGCGCCTTCGCCACCGACACCCTGGCCGGCGTCGGGGTACGGGTCGGCTTCGTGCCGACCGCCGGGCCGTACCCGTCGTTCTCCGGCGTCCGGCTGGTGCTGCTGGAGACTCCGGCGAACCCCGGCCTGGACGTGGCCGACGTGCCCGCGCTGGCCGCTGCGGCGCACGCCGCCGGGGCCCTCGTCGCGGTCGACAACACCACCGCCACGCCGCTCGGGCAGCGCCCGCTGGACCTCGGCGCCGACGTGGTGGTGGCCTCCGGCACGAAGGCGCTCACCGGCCATTCCGACCTGCTGCTCGGGTACGTGGCGACGCGCTCCGCCGAGCTGCTCGACCCGCTGACCGCCTGGCGGACCACCACCGGCGGGGTGCCCGGGGCGTTCGACTGCTGGCTGGCCCACCGGTCGCTGGCCACCATGGACCTGCGGCTCGGCCGGCAGGCCACCAACGCGGAGGCGCTCGCCCGGCTGCTCGCCGGTCGGGCCGACGTCACCGGCCTGCGCTGGCCCGGGCTGCCCGCGGACCCGGCGTACCCGGTCGCCTCGGTCCAGATGCGACGGATGCCCGGGGTGCTCTCGTTCGACCTGGGCGACGCCGACCGGGTGGCCCGGTTCCTCGACGCGTCCCGCCTGGTCGCCGCGGCCACCTCGTTCGGGGGCGTGCACACCACCGCCGACCGGCGGGCCCAGTGGGGCGACGACACCGCTCCCGGCTTCGTCCGGCTCTCCTGCGGCATCGAGGACCCCGCCGACCTGGTGGCGGACGTCGCCGCCGCGCTGGACGCCAGCACGGCCTGA
- a CDS encoding putative protein N(5)-glutamine methyltransferase, with translation MTPSPFSPDRPALVARLRAAGCVYAEDEADLLIAAADSAEALVELVDRRVAGRPLEHLLGWADFCGLRVAVDPGVFVPRGRTALLVSAAAAVAGPAPAVLDLCCGSGAAALVLHDRLAPRWLAAADLDPAAVACARRNLAPLGVPVYQGDLFAPVPAEWRGRLDLVVANAPYVPSGALALMPAEARLHEAPVALDGGADGLAVLRRVAAGAAEWLAPGGHLAVEVSAGQAEALCGLCTAAGLVPSVLHDEDLDATAVIARRPA, from the coding sequence ATGACACCATCCCCGTTCTCCCCCGACCGTCCCGCCCTCGTCGCCCGGCTGCGCGCCGCCGGCTGCGTCTACGCCGAGGACGAGGCGGACCTGCTGATCGCCGCCGCCGACTCGGCCGAGGCGCTTGTCGAGCTGGTCGACCGGCGGGTCGCCGGCCGGCCGCTGGAGCACCTGCTCGGCTGGGCCGACTTCTGCGGCCTACGGGTCGCCGTCGACCCCGGGGTGTTCGTGCCCCGCGGGCGTACCGCCCTGCTGGTCTCCGCCGCCGCCGCGGTGGCCGGGCCGGCGCCCGCCGTGCTCGACCTCTGCTGCGGGTCCGGCGCCGCGGCGCTGGTGCTGCACGACCGGCTCGCCCCCCGCTGGCTGGCCGCCGCCGACCTCGACCCGGCCGCGGTGGCCTGTGCCCGGCGCAACCTCGCCCCGCTCGGCGTGCCGGTCTACCAGGGCGACCTGTTCGCGCCGGTGCCCGCCGAGTGGCGGGGCCGGCTGGACCTGGTGGTGGCGAACGCCCCGTACGTGCCGAGCGGCGCGCTGGCGCTGATGCCGGCGGAGGCGCGGCTGCACGAGGCGCCGGTGGCCCTGGACGGCGGCGCGGACGGGCTGGCCGTGCTGCGCCGGGTGGCGGCCGGCGCGGCCGAGTGGCTCGCCCCGGGTGGGCACCTGGCGGTGGAGGTCAGCGCCGGCCAGGCCGAGGCGCTCTGCGGGCTGTGCACCGCGGCGGGCCTGGTGCCGAGCGTGCTGCACGACGAGGACCTGGACGCGACGGCGGTCATCGCCCGCCGGCCGGCCTGA
- a CDS encoding helix-turn-helix domain-containing protein yields MAPKTARARRLGIALRTHREAAGLTLEAAADEINSTRSTLSRYENAQTLVSPATVRALLTLYGVSPDEIAAAVQLAKDARKPGWWVSYSYLLDRRTIDFIALEAEATGIANFEPSVVPGLLQTADYIRGVMRGGPHTLSDEQVEQRVHLRLDRQQRLTGDDPPILDAIIDEGALLRPVGDRDVMEGQLRHLLKMGELPNITVQVIPLAAGYHRGTRGSLHILEFADPEDPIIASVETVAGQMVLDRPGDLRTCTKIMEHLRSVALSPAASRDQLLRLLNER; encoded by the coding sequence ATGGCGCCGAAGACCGCCCGGGCCCGACGGCTCGGCATCGCCCTGCGTACCCACCGGGAGGCCGCCGGCCTGACTCTCGAGGCCGCGGCTGACGAGATCAACAGCACCCGGAGCACGCTGTCCCGCTACGAGAACGCGCAGACGCTGGTCAGCCCGGCCACCGTGCGCGCCCTGCTCACCCTCTACGGGGTGAGCCCGGACGAGATCGCCGCGGCGGTGCAACTGGCCAAGGACGCCCGCAAGCCCGGCTGGTGGGTGTCCTACTCGTACCTGCTGGACCGCCGGACCATCGACTTCATCGCGCTGGAGGCCGAGGCGACCGGGATCGCCAACTTCGAGCCCTCGGTGGTGCCCGGCCTGCTCCAGACCGCCGACTACATCCGCGGCGTGATGCGCGGCGGCCCGCACACCCTCAGCGACGAGCAGGTCGAGCAGCGGGTCCACTTGAGACTCGACCGGCAGCAGCGGCTCACGGGTGACGATCCGCCGATCCTCGACGCCATCATCGACGAGGGCGCACTGCTGCGCCCGGTCGGCGATCGGGACGTGATGGAGGGCCAGCTACGGCACCTGTTGAAGATGGGCGAGCTGCCCAACATCACCGTGCAGGTGATCCCACTCGCGGCCGGCTACCACCGGGGCACCCGGGGCTCACTGCACATCCTGGAGTTCGCCGACCCGGAGGACCCGATCATCGCCTCCGTGGAGACGGTCGCCGGGCAGATGGTCCTGGACCGGCCGGGCGACCTGCGTACCTGCACCAAGATCATGGAGCACCTGCGGTCCGTGGCGTTGAGCCCGGCGGCCAGCCGGGACCAGCTCCTCCGCCTGCTGAACGAGAGGTAG
- a CDS encoding DUF3515 family protein, whose amino-acid sequence MTSSPAHDESRPAEPAPRRDRATRSAALWATLIALPVTVAVAGFTFAKLSPEEPAATPSASATAVRPQATTPVEMPAPALAERPATVCLALVSQLPASVRDLPQRPVTTGAEQNAAYGDPALTVACGPSAPVKPCPSPTAGGQLPDGCFPDTDEVWRVNGVCWHGVEEADAAVLTAVDREVPVQVRLPKAYEQPLQWVAPISDVIVATVPSAKTAPSGCTP is encoded by the coding sequence ATCACTTCCTCCCCCGCCCACGACGAGTCCCGCCCGGCGGAGCCGGCCCCGCGCCGCGACCGCGCCACCCGCAGTGCCGCGCTCTGGGCGACGCTGATCGCGCTGCCGGTCACCGTGGCGGTGGCCGGGTTCACCTTCGCCAAGCTCTCTCCCGAAGAGCCGGCCGCCACGCCGAGCGCGTCGGCGACCGCCGTCCGGCCGCAGGCGACCACCCCGGTCGAGATGCCGGCCCCGGCCCTGGCCGAGCGGCCGGCGACGGTGTGCCTCGCCCTGGTGTCGCAGCTCCCGGCGAGCGTGCGTGACCTGCCGCAGCGACCGGTCACCACCGGCGCCGAGCAGAACGCCGCCTACGGCGACCCGGCGCTGACGGTCGCCTGCGGGCCGAGCGCGCCGGTCAAGCCGTGCCCCTCGCCCACCGCCGGCGGCCAGCTGCCCGATGGCTGTTTCCCTGACACGGACGAGGTGTGGCGGGTCAACGGGGTCTGCTGGCACGGGGTGGAGGAGGCCGACGCCGCGGTGCTGACCGCCGTCGACCGGGAGGTCCCCGTCCAGGTCCGGCTGCCGAAGGCGTATGAGCAGCCGCTCCAGTGGGTCGCCCCGATCTCCGACGTGATCGTCGCCACGGTCCCGTCGGCTAAGACCGCACCCTCCGGCTGCACCCCCTGA
- a CDS encoding NAD(P)H-dependent glycerol-3-phosphate dehydrogenase has product MSGRSGHVAVLGAGSWGTAFAKILADAGREVTILARRESVAEAIRTKRRNPEYLPDVRLPDRVTATGDAEEAIVGAEVVVLSVPSQTLRGNLAGWTPYLHPDATLVSLMKGIELGTTKRMSQVIMEAAGVPADRVVVVSGPNLAPEIAAEQPAATVVAGTDGRRATLVQSSIRTPYFRPYTNDDVIGCELGGAVKNVIALAYGIATAMGFGDNTRAMLMTRGLAETARLGVALGADPITFAGLAGMGDLVASCSSPLARNRTFGEHLGRGATLEQAQVATRQTAEGVKSALAVRDLARAHGVEMPITEQVERICHEGMDPRLAVDALMSRTAKPESYE; this is encoded by the coding sequence ATGAGCGGGCGCAGCGGCCATGTGGCGGTGCTGGGGGCCGGGTCGTGGGGGACGGCGTTCGCCAAGATCCTCGCGGACGCCGGCCGGGAGGTGACGATCCTGGCCCGCCGGGAGTCGGTGGCCGAGGCGATCCGCACCAAGCGCCGCAACCCGGAGTACCTGCCCGACGTGCGGCTGCCCGACCGGGTCACCGCGACCGGGGACGCCGAGGAGGCGATCGTCGGGGCGGAGGTGGTGGTGCTCTCCGTGCCGTCGCAGACGCTGCGCGGCAACCTCGCCGGATGGACCCCGTACCTGCACCCCGACGCCACGCTGGTCTCCCTGATGAAGGGCATCGAGCTGGGCACCACCAAGCGGATGAGCCAGGTGATCATGGAGGCCGCCGGGGTGCCGGCCGATCGGGTGGTGGTCGTCTCCGGGCCCAACCTCGCCCCGGAGATCGCCGCCGAGCAGCCCGCCGCGACGGTCGTCGCCGGCACCGACGGCCGGCGGGCCACCCTGGTCCAGTCCTCGATCCGCACGCCGTACTTCCGCCCGTACACCAACGACGACGTGATCGGCTGCGAGCTCGGCGGGGCGGTGAAGAACGTGATCGCCCTGGCGTACGGGATCGCCACCGCGATGGGCTTCGGCGACAACACTCGGGCGATGCTGATGACCCGCGGCCTGGCCGAGACCGCCCGGCTGGGCGTGGCGCTCGGCGCCGACCCGATCACCTTCGCCGGCCTGGCCGGCATGGGTGACCTGGTCGCCTCCTGCTCCTCCCCGCTGGCCCGTAACCGCACCTTCGGCGAGCACCTGGGCCGGGGGGCGACGCTGGAGCAGGCCCAGGTGGCCACCCGGCAGACCGCCGAAGGGGTCAAGAGCGCGCTGGCCGTCCGGGACCTGGCCCGGGCGCACGGGGTGGAGATGCCGATCACCGAGCAGGTCGAGCGGATCTGCCACGAGGGGATGGACCCGCGGCTCGCCGTGGACGCCCTGATGAGTCGGACCGCCAAGCCCGAGTCGTACGAGTGA
- a CDS encoding HU family DNA-binding protein: MNKAELIEALAVRLGDRKTATAALDAVLAEVQAAVTKGEKVAITGFGAFEKRVRGARTARNPRTGEAVKVKKTSVPTFRPGAGFKEMVASGKVPKDTAAAKKTAAAAAKAAGAKAAGAKATAAKKTAAAGAAKKTAAKAAPAKKAAPAKKAAPAKKAAAAKAAAVKKTAAAKKATAAKKAPAAKKAPAAKKTTAAKKAPAAKKTTAAKKTTAAKKTTAAKKAPAKKAPARKTATRR, from the coding sequence GTGAACAAGGCCGAGCTCATCGAGGCGCTCGCCGTTCGCCTGGGGGACCGGAAGACGGCGACGGCCGCGCTCGACGCGGTCCTCGCTGAGGTCCAGGCGGCGGTTACCAAGGGCGAAAAGGTGGCGATCACGGGATTCGGAGCGTTCGAAAAGCGCGTCCGAGGGGCCCGAACAGCGCGCAATCCGCGGACCGGCGAGGCGGTGAAGGTCAAGAAGACCTCCGTCCCGACCTTCCGTCCGGGCGCTGGCTTCAAGGAGATGGTGGCCAGCGGGAAGGTGCCGAAGGACACGGCCGCCGCCAAGAAGACCGCCGCGGCCGCCGCCAAGGCCGCCGGCGCGAAGGCGGCCGGGGCCAAGGCGACCGCGGCGAAGAAGACCGCCGCGGCCGGTGCCGCCAAGAAGACGGCGGCGAAGGCCGCCCCGGCCAAGAAGGCCGCCCCGGCCAAGAAGGCCGCCCCGGCGAAGAAGGCCGCCGCGGCCAAGGCTGCCGCGGTCAAGAAGACCGCCGCGGCGAAGAAGGCCACGGCCGCGAAGAAGGCGCCTGCCGCCAAGAAGGCGCCTGCCGCGAAGAAGACCACCGCCGCCAAGAAGGCGCCCGCCGCGAAGAAGACCACCGCCGCGAAGAAGACGACGGCGGCGAAGAAGACCACCGCCGCCAAGAAGGCGCCCGCGAAGAAGGCGCCGGCCAGGAAGACCGCCACGCGGCGTTGA
- a CDS encoding DUF397 domain-containing protein, translated as MNGTNSPRPAASGWRKSSHSGDEGACVEMALLPEAVTVRDSKDPAGSVLVFSPAAWTAFTGAPPRG; from the coding sequence ATGAACGGCACGAACAGCCCCCGCCCGGCCGCCAGCGGCTGGCGTAAGAGCAGCCACAGCGGCGACGAGGGCGCGTGCGTCGAGATGGCGTTGCTGCCCGAGGCGGTCACGGTCCGCGACTCCAAGGACCCGGCCGGCTCGGTGCTGGTCTTCTCCCCGGCCGCCTGGACGGCCTTCACCGGCGCGCCACCGCGCGGCTGA
- a CDS encoding lysophospholipid acyltransferase family protein yields MAPRRLGFWQWLAVVLVKPVLTVWTRRTWRGMEHLRHPGGVIIVPNHVSHADPLVAAHFIHDAGRWPQYLGKASLFRVPVLGWILHRCKQIPVERGSVEAARSLDKLAAVLREGGAVVIYPEGTITREPDLWPMKGKTGAARLALATGAPVIPVAMWGPEKLFDPRSNRLGLRPRIPVSVVAGPPVDLSRWAGATPSRAILEEMTETIMLRLRDLVAEIRGGTPPPLWERPARTGSSSREVNE; encoded by the coding sequence GTGGCACCGCGGAGGCTGGGATTCTGGCAGTGGCTGGCCGTGGTGCTGGTCAAGCCGGTGCTGACCGTGTGGACGCGGCGCACCTGGCGGGGCATGGAGCACCTGCGCCACCCAGGCGGCGTCATCATCGTGCCGAACCACGTCTCGCACGCCGACCCACTGGTCGCCGCGCACTTCATCCACGACGCCGGGCGCTGGCCGCAGTACCTCGGCAAGGCCAGCCTGTTCCGGGTGCCGGTGCTCGGCTGGATCCTGCACCGGTGCAAGCAGATCCCGGTGGAGCGCGGCAGCGTCGAGGCGGCCAGGTCGCTGGACAAGCTGGCCGCCGTCCTGCGGGAGGGCGGCGCGGTGGTGATCTACCCGGAGGGGACCATCACCCGCGAGCCGGACCTCTGGCCGATGAAGGGCAAGACCGGGGCGGCCCGGCTGGCGCTGGCCACCGGCGCACCGGTGATCCCGGTGGCGATGTGGGGGCCGGAGAAGCTGTTCGACCCGCGCAGCAACCGGCTCGGGCTGCGCCCGCGGATCCCGGTGAGCGTGGTCGCCGGGCCGCCGGTCGACCTGAGCCGGTGGGCGGGCGCCACGCCGAGCCGGGCGATCCTGGAGGAGATGACCGAGACGATCATGCTGCGGCTCCGTGACCTGGTCGCCGAGATCCGCGGCGGCACGCCACCGCCGCTGTGGGAGCGTCCGGCCCGTACCGGTAGCAGCAGCCGCGAGGTGAATGAATGA